A genomic segment from Triticum dicoccoides isolate Atlit2015 ecotype Zavitan chromosome 1A, WEW_v2.0, whole genome shotgun sequence encodes:
- the LOC119269704 gene encoding uncharacterized protein LOC119269704 isoform X1: MCSPPSTDISIPTPSAWLPSNTVHRIMVSDEAPDAKASKSSASLAAVLMGAEESVLYVAVEAGARGVVCLYPNIIRVNAEKGHIEERRRGRSRSMGNCRSSSRALLGKTHVVPDSEWGIQDFGKTHVPVFEWRIQDFSSLLKTGAKSTISGAFHCSGYNWFLQVIPMHKEAGAGTPYVALRLVPSQLSLVPGHTVHAVFELSIYNHTKGMYCGCKATYNFDFKNTYSKEHCLIPLQELLKSSAFLVDDSCVFAVEILKIDVSSPEKKAVVIQKKATIVQNLFVQNKGFVKGTYTWTMNNFPELDLKHFVRSPTFEVGGQKWYIGMYPRGDKYSTDCLSLYLHLDASDEHQLESKKVAVMTLSILDQTNGKHFTRTSGLWVCGQGWGWPNFLGLKKLKDPSGGYVVGSSCVVKADLTIVGSSNDG; this comes from the exons ATGTGCTCACCACCATCCACTGACATCTCGATCCCGACGCCTTCCGCGTGGTTGCCAAGCAACACGGTGCATCGCATCATGGTCAGTGATGAGGCGCCCGACGCCAAGGCTTCCAAATCCAGCGCATCCCTCGCTGCCGTGTTGATGGGCGCCGAGGAGTCCGTGTTGTACGTCGCAGTAGAGGCCGGAGCGCGTGGAGTAGTCTGCCTCTACCCAAACATCATCCGCGTGAACGCCGAGAAAGGGCACATAG aggagagaagaagaggaaggagcagATCCATGGGCAACTGCAGGAGTTCAT CCCGTGCACTCTTAGGGAAGACCCATGTTGTTCCGGATTCAGAATGGGGGATTCAGGACTTCGGAAAGACCCATGTTCCAGTTTTTGAATGGAGGATTCAGGACTTCTCGTCACTGCTTAAGACTGGAGCTAAGAGCACAATATCTGGTGCTTTTCACTGCTCTGGGTATAACTG GTTCCTACAAGTGATTCCAATGCATAAAGAAGCTGGTGCTGGAACTCCATATGTTGCTCTTCGTCTTGTGCCATCCCAATTGAGCTTGGTGCCAGGTCACACGGTTCACGCGGTGTTTGAGTTGTCAATATACAACCATACAAAAGGAATGTACTGTGGATGCAAAG CTACCTACAACTTTGATTTCAAGAATACCTACTCGAAGGAGCATTGCTTGATTCCTCTTCAGGAGCTACTGAAATCATCTGCTTTTCTAGTGGATGATAGCTGTGTCTTTGCTGTGGAGATATTGAAGATTGATGTCTCTTCTCCTGAAAAGAAGGCTGTTGTGATTCAGAAGAAGGCTACCATAGTTCAGAACCTCTTTGTCCAGAATAAGGGATTCGTCAAAGGAACATACACTTGGACCATGAACAATTTCCCTGAATTGGATTTGAAGCACTTCGTCCGTTCTCCTACATTTGAAGTTGGCGGACAAAAATG GTACATCGGCATGTATCCACGTGGTGACAAGTACAGCACTGATTGCCTCAGCTTGTACTTACACCTGGATGCCTCGGATGAGCACCAACTCGAGTCCAAGAAGGTGGCTGTAATGACTCTGTCCATCCTGGACCAAACGAATGGAAAACACTTCACTagaacttcag GTCTCTGGGTATGTGGACAAGGATGGGGATGGCCTAACTTCCTTGGActcaagaaactcaaggacccgtcGGGAGGCTATGTTGTAGGATCGAGCTGCGTTGTGAAGGCAGATCTCACTATCGTTGGTTCATCCAATGATGGCTAG
- the LOC119269704 gene encoding uncharacterized protein LOC119269704 isoform X2, giving the protein MGNCRSSSRALLGKTHVVPDSEWGIQDFGKTHVPVFEWRIQDFSSLLKTGAKSTISGAFHCSGYNWFLQVIPMHKEAGAGTPYVALRLVPSQLSLVPGHTVHAVFELSIYNHTKGMYCGCKATYNFDFKNTYSKEHCLIPLQELLKSSAFLVDDSCVFAVEILKIDVSSPEKKAVVIQKKATIVQNLFVQNKGFVKGTYTWTMNNFPELDLKHFVRSPTFEVGGQKWYIGMYPRGDKYSTDCLSLYLHLDASDEHQLESKKVAVMTLSILDQTNGKHFTRTSGLWVCGQGWGWPNFLGLKKLKDPSGGYVVGSSCVVKADLTIVGSSNDG; this is encoded by the exons ATGGGCAACTGCAGGAGTTCAT CCCGTGCACTCTTAGGGAAGACCCATGTTGTTCCGGATTCAGAATGGGGGATTCAGGACTTCGGAAAGACCCATGTTCCAGTTTTTGAATGGAGGATTCAGGACTTCTCGTCACTGCTTAAGACTGGAGCTAAGAGCACAATATCTGGTGCTTTTCACTGCTCTGGGTATAACTG GTTCCTACAAGTGATTCCAATGCATAAAGAAGCTGGTGCTGGAACTCCATATGTTGCTCTTCGTCTTGTGCCATCCCAATTGAGCTTGGTGCCAGGTCACACGGTTCACGCGGTGTTTGAGTTGTCAATATACAACCATACAAAAGGAATGTACTGTGGATGCAAAG CTACCTACAACTTTGATTTCAAGAATACCTACTCGAAGGAGCATTGCTTGATTCCTCTTCAGGAGCTACTGAAATCATCTGCTTTTCTAGTGGATGATAGCTGTGTCTTTGCTGTGGAGATATTGAAGATTGATGTCTCTTCTCCTGAAAAGAAGGCTGTTGTGATTCAGAAGAAGGCTACCATAGTTCAGAACCTCTTTGTCCAGAATAAGGGATTCGTCAAAGGAACATACACTTGGACCATGAACAATTTCCCTGAATTGGATTTGAAGCACTTCGTCCGTTCTCCTACATTTGAAGTTGGCGGACAAAAATG GTACATCGGCATGTATCCACGTGGTGACAAGTACAGCACTGATTGCCTCAGCTTGTACTTACACCTGGATGCCTCGGATGAGCACCAACTCGAGTCCAAGAAGGTGGCTGTAATGACTCTGTCCATCCTGGACCAAACGAATGGAAAACACTTCACTagaacttcag GTCTCTGGGTATGTGGACAAGGATGGGGATGGCCTAACTTCCTTGGActcaagaaactcaaggacccgtcGGGAGGCTATGTTGTAGGATCGAGCTGCGTTGTGAAGGCAGATCTCACTATCGTTGGTTCATCCAATGATGGCTAG